The Urbifossiella limnaea genome has a window encoding:
- a CDS encoding RNA polymerase sigma factor: MPTGRASRAPDPGAARRAEFEALHARLGREVWAIAYARWTDPDLALDVTQEAFLRLWKQWEAGETIENPRAWLLRVARNLAEDHAKSAFRRNGTQPPELLNGVRSAQPTPAEALEREELFARIRAELEGLPPADRDILTLRYALDYDATKIAELLGVAVTAVHMRLSRARQRLADKLGPLDGYTPASGTHT; this comes from the coding sequence ATGCCGACCGGACGAGCGAGCCGTGCCCCGGACCCGGGCGCCGCCCGGCGGGCGGAGTTCGAGGCGCTGCACGCGCGGCTCGGCCGTGAGGTCTGGGCCATCGCCTACGCCCGCTGGACCGACCCCGACCTGGCCCTCGACGTGACCCAGGAGGCGTTCCTCCGGCTGTGGAAGCAGTGGGAGGCCGGCGAGACGATCGAGAACCCGCGGGCCTGGCTGCTGCGCGTGGCGCGCAACCTGGCCGAGGACCACGCCAAGAGCGCGTTCCGCCGCAACGGCACCCAGCCGCCGGAACTCCTCAACGGCGTGCGGTCGGCGCAGCCTACCCCCGCCGAGGCGCTGGAGCGTGAGGAACTGTTCGCGAGGATTCGCGCCGAGCTTGAAGGCTTGCCCCCGGCCGACCGCGACATCCTGACGCTCCGCTACGCCCTCGACTACGACGCGACGAAGATCGCCGAGTTGCTGGGCGTGGCGGTGACGGCGGTTCACATGCGCCTGAGCCGGGCGCGGCAGCGGCTCGCCGACAAGCTCGGCCCCCTGGACGGCTACACCCCCGCGAGCGGGACGCACACATGA
- a CDS encoding ATP-binding protein, translating to MTRLTVVVSQAPGKHPAKRALEESVVAALLMEPGLEVSVVPNLYDLGPDHTGRLFLGAVRGDLVVLSWLYPRAAFWLLDRDGIQGHFGETQLKPPADDDEDDTPAEPAAEKPAAIGAAGTLPDRHIYTLDLRDANRAEPFVAEVRRIAAECRDRRDAKTREKAANSPAILQLGLAVSNPAPEVPPAFAAFTPEALLAPANRRWYPVIDYSRCTNCLECLDFCLFGVYGVDSLERIVTENQDQCKKGCPACSRVCPQQAIIFPEYKSAAIAGAETGAVGGLKIDLSRLFGGDAGDAVNTAVAERDRELLNDGRSAVGAAVGLAKRQADRPAAPKDDLDKLVDDLDALGL from the coding sequence ATGACCCGTCTGACCGTCGTCGTCTCCCAGGCACCCGGGAAGCACCCGGCCAAGCGCGCGCTCGAGGAGAGTGTCGTCGCCGCGCTCTTGATGGAACCCGGGCTCGAAGTGTCGGTCGTGCCGAACCTGTACGACCTCGGCCCGGACCACACCGGCCGGCTGTTCCTCGGCGCCGTCCGCGGCGACCTCGTCGTGCTGAGCTGGCTGTACCCCCGCGCCGCGTTCTGGCTCCTCGACCGCGACGGCATCCAGGGCCACTTCGGCGAGACGCAGCTGAAGCCGCCCGCGGACGACGACGAGGACGACACCCCCGCCGAGCCCGCGGCCGAGAAGCCGGCGGCGATCGGCGCCGCGGGGACGCTCCCGGACCGGCACATCTACACCCTCGACCTGCGCGACGCCAACCGGGCCGAGCCGTTCGTGGCGGAGGTGCGCCGCATCGCCGCCGAGTGCCGCGACCGCCGCGACGCGAAGACCCGGGAGAAGGCCGCCAACAGCCCCGCGATCCTGCAACTGGGGCTGGCGGTGTCGAACCCGGCGCCCGAGGTGCCGCCCGCGTTCGCCGCATTCACCCCCGAGGCGCTGCTGGCGCCGGCGAACCGCCGCTGGTACCCGGTGATCGACTACAGCCGCTGCACGAACTGCCTGGAGTGCCTGGATTTCTGCCTGTTCGGCGTGTACGGGGTGGACAGCCTGGAACGGATCGTGACGGAGAACCAGGACCAGTGCAAGAAGGGCTGCCCGGCGTGCAGCCGGGTGTGCCCGCAGCAGGCGATCATCTTCCCCGAGTACAAGTCGGCGGCGATCGCGGGGGCCGAGACGGGCGCCGTCGGCGGGCTGAAGATCGACCTGAGCCGGCTGTTCGGCGGCGACGCCGGCGACGCGGTGAACACGGCCGTGGCCGAGCGCGACCGCGAGCTGCTGAACGACGGTCGGAGCGCGGTGGGGGCGGCGGTGGGGCTGGCGAAGCGCCAGGCCGACCGCCCCGCGGCCCCGAAGGACGACCTGGACAAGCTCGTAGATGACCTGGACGCTCTCGGGTTATAG
- a CDS encoding endonuclease V yields the protein MWRPATAPAGVTFPPVPSLPSVREISAFLEAFSQLRTLPHMIKVDGTGLLSTSSTRCGWCR from the coding sequence TTGTGGCGACCGGCGACGGCGCCGGCGGGAGTGACCTTCCCGCCTGTGCCGAGCCTGCCGTCGGTCCGCGAAATCTCGGCGTTCTTGGAAGCGTTCTCCCAATTACGGACATTGCCACACATGATTAAGGTGGACGGCACGGGCCTGCTCAGCACCTCGTCGACGAGGTGCGGGTGGTGCCGGTAG
- a CDS encoding flagellar biosynthesis anti-sigma factor FlgM produces the protein MTATLPADGIRHDLVARVRAEIAAGTYDTDERWLVAEEALMRRASAK, from the coding sequence ATGACCGCGACGTTGCCCGCCGACGGCATCCGCCACGACCTCGTAGCCCGCGTCCGGGCCGAGATCGCCGCCGGCACCTACGACACCGACGAGCGCTGGCTCGTCGCCGAAGAGGCGCTGATGCGCCGCGCTTCGGCGAAATGA
- a CDS encoding efflux RND transporter periplasmic adaptor subunit gives MSALSFRGVARALVAAVVLGGAAAAAVHTRERWQPLLFPVAAAPADDHAAAPAAATGRVVLSEQAQKNLGLTTAPLTPTTFWKTATLPGMVVDRPGVTDRGVIAPATGVVAKVHKAAGEAVRPGEVLFTLKLLSESIHLTQTELFKAAQDAELAKAQRATLASSGVAPPARLTEIDNQLTRLAAAARAYRADLLNRGLTPEQIDAAAAGTFATEMRVTAPSRAHDATGVELEVQEIRGELGRLVQSGETLCLLSDHRLLAVEGRAFPDEAPLIDRAARGGWPVEVDFGDEGWPSHGQTFRVEYVAATIDPESRTFRFRFPLDNQARGDGKDEWRFRPGQRVRVLVRVEKLDDVFALPADAVVREGAEAYVFRRNGDSFDRKPVHVVYQDRRHAVLANDGSVSPGAQVAQSGAAQLNRMAKAGTGAAPPGYHVHADGSVHANH, from the coding sequence GTGTCCGCACTCTCGTTCCGCGGCGTCGCCCGCGCGCTCGTCGCCGCCGTAGTTCTGGGCGGGGCCGCGGCGGCCGCCGTACACACCCGCGAGCGGTGGCAGCCCCTCCTGTTCCCCGTCGCCGCCGCGCCCGCCGACGACCACGCCGCCGCGCCGGCCGCGGCGACGGGGCGCGTCGTGCTGTCCGAGCAGGCGCAGAAGAACCTCGGCCTCACGACCGCGCCGCTGACGCCGACCACGTTCTGGAAGACGGCCACGCTCCCCGGCATGGTCGTGGACCGGCCCGGCGTTACCGACCGCGGCGTGATCGCGCCGGCGACCGGCGTGGTGGCGAAGGTCCACAAGGCGGCCGGCGAGGCGGTGCGGCCCGGCGAGGTGCTGTTCACGCTGAAGCTGCTCAGCGAGTCGATCCACCTGACGCAGACGGAACTGTTCAAGGCCGCCCAGGACGCCGAGCTGGCGAAGGCGCAGCGGGCCACGCTCGCCTCGTCCGGCGTGGCGCCGCCGGCCCGGCTCACCGAGATCGACAACCAGCTGACGCGCCTCGCCGCCGCCGCGCGGGCGTACCGCGCCGACCTGCTCAACCGCGGCCTCACGCCCGAGCAGATCGACGCCGCCGCGGCCGGTACGTTCGCCACCGAGATGCGCGTGACGGCCCCGAGCCGGGCCCACGACGCGACCGGCGTCGAGCTGGAGGTGCAGGAGATTCGTGGCGAGCTCGGCCGGCTCGTGCAGAGCGGCGAGACGCTGTGCCTGCTGTCCGACCACCGGCTGCTCGCCGTCGAGGGGCGGGCGTTCCCCGACGAGGCGCCGCTGATCGACCGGGCGGCGCGGGGCGGGTGGCCGGTGGAGGTGGACTTCGGCGACGAGGGCTGGCCGTCGCACGGCCAGACGTTCCGCGTCGAGTACGTGGCTGCCACCATCGACCCCGAGAGTCGTACGTTCCGCTTCCGCTTCCCGCTGGACAACCAGGCCCGCGGCGACGGCAAGGACGAGTGGCGGTTCCGCCCCGGGCAGCGGGTGCGGGTGCTGGTGCGCGTCGAGAAGCTGGACGACGTGTTCGCGCTGCCTGCGGACGCCGTGGTCCGGGAGGGCGCCGAGGCGTACGTGTTCCGCCGCAACGGCGACAGCTTCGACCGCAAGCCGGTCCACGTGGTGTACCAGGACCGCCGGCACGCGGTGCTCGCCAACGACGGCAGCGTGTCGCCGGGGGCGCAGGTGGCGCAGTCGGGCGCGGCGCAGCTGAACCGGATGGCGAAGGCCGGCACCGGCGCCGCCCCGCCCGGCTACCACGTCCACGCCGACGGCAGTGTCCACGCGAACCACTGA
- a CDS encoding prenyltransferase/squalene oxidase repeat-containing protein, which yields MTDPARLRAAYAAARDALLAERVPAGHWVGELSTSALSTATAVMALHLADAPAHRALVAGGVRWLADHQNPDGGWGDTTKSFSNISTTMLCRAALALVAADLPDTLRRVEAYLTAHAGTTPAERAEAIRRRYGTDRTFSVPILMACALAGLVPWAEVPRLPFELACLPQSWYRFARLPVVSYALPALVAIGQCVHANRRSWNPLRNVVRWLARGRSLAVLRRIQPSSGGYLEATPLTSFVVMALMGTASGRRQPAVSSVVTEGVRFLVSSVRPDGSWPIDTNLATWVTTLSVNALAAADDLDALDSRDAIYNWLLNQQYTERHPYTGADPGGWAWTDLPGGVPDCDDTPGAVLAVKHLTGQVTAEMRSGVRWMLGVWNSDWGFPTFCRGWGKLPFDRSGSDLTAHAIRAIAAIRPPSPPYEKRECMALACGVHYLSDHQGTDGSWLPLWFGNQHAPDDINPVYGTARVLAAYRDLGRADAPECQRGVTYLRSVQNADGGWGGAAGCPSSVEETAVAVEVLVDLEPDAEAVGRGLAWLVDAVETGRFREASPIGFYFAKLWYFEKLYPLIFTVAALGLAARRLSSR from the coding sequence ATGACCGACCCCGCCCGCCTCCGCGCCGCCTACGCCGCCGCCCGCGACGCCCTCCTCGCTGAGCGCGTCCCCGCCGGGCACTGGGTCGGCGAGCTGTCCACGTCCGCCCTCTCGACTGCCACCGCGGTGATGGCGCTGCACCTCGCCGACGCGCCCGCCCACCGCGCCCTCGTCGCCGGCGGCGTCCGCTGGCTCGCCGACCACCAGAACCCCGACGGCGGCTGGGGCGACACCACCAAGTCGTTCTCGAACATCTCCACGACGATGCTCTGCCGCGCCGCCCTGGCGCTGGTCGCGGCCGACCTCCCCGACACCCTCCGCCGCGTCGAGGCGTACCTGACGGCGCACGCCGGCACCACCCCGGCGGAGCGCGCCGAGGCGATCCGCCGGCGGTACGGGACGGACCGCACGTTCTCGGTGCCGATCCTGATGGCGTGCGCGCTGGCGGGGCTGGTGCCGTGGGCGGAGGTGCCGCGGCTGCCGTTCGAGCTGGCGTGCCTGCCGCAGAGCTGGTACCGGTTCGCCCGGCTGCCGGTGGTCAGCTACGCGCTGCCGGCGCTGGTCGCCATCGGCCAGTGCGTCCACGCCAACCGCCGGTCGTGGAACCCGCTGCGGAACGTGGTTCGTTGGCTGGCGCGCGGCCGCAGCCTCGCGGTGCTGCGCCGCATCCAGCCGTCGAGCGGCGGCTACCTCGAAGCGACGCCACTGACGAGCTTCGTGGTGATGGCGCTGATGGGCACGGCGAGCGGCCGGCGTCAGCCGGCTGTTTCTTCCGTCGTCACGGAGGGCGTCCGCTTCCTGGTATCCTCCGTTCGCCCTGACGGCAGCTGGCCGATCGACACCAACCTGGCGACGTGGGTGACGACGCTGAGCGTGAACGCCCTGGCCGCGGCCGACGACCTGGACGCGCTCGACTCGCGCGACGCGATTTACAATTGGCTGCTGAATCAGCAGTACACGGAGCGTCACCCGTACACCGGCGCCGACCCCGGCGGCTGGGCCTGGACCGATCTCCCGGGCGGCGTCCCTGACTGCGACGACACCCCGGGCGCGGTGCTTGCAGTGAAACACCTTACGGGTCAGGTGACCGCTGAGATGCGCTCCGGGGTCCGCTGGATGCTCGGTGTGTGGAACTCTGACTGGGGGTTTCCGACGTTCTGCCGGGGCTGGGGAAAGCTCCCGTTCGACCGCAGCGGGTCCGACCTCACCGCACACGCCATCCGGGCCATCGCCGCGATCCGGCCCCCATCCCCGCCGTACGAGAAGCGGGAGTGTATGGCGCTGGCGTGCGGGGTTCATTATCTGTCCGACCACCAGGGGACGGACGGCAGCTGGCTGCCGCTGTGGTTCGGCAACCAGCACGCGCCGGACGACATCAACCCCGTCTACGGCACCGCCCGCGTCCTCGCCGCATACCGCGACCTCGGCCGCGCCGACGCCCCCGAGTGTCAACGCGGTGTCACTTACCTGCGGAGCGTTCAGAACGCCGACGGCGGCTGGGGCGGCGCGGCCGGGTGTCCGTCGAGCGTCGAGGAGACGGCGGTGGCGGTCGAGGTGCTGGTCGATCTGGAGCCGGACGCGGAAGCCGTCGGGCGCGGGCTGGCGTGGCTGGTGGACGCCGTGGAGACGGGCCGGTTCCGCGAGGCGAGCCCGATCGGGTTCTACTTCGCCAAGCTGTGGTACTTCGAGAAGCTGTACCCGCTCATCTTCACCGTCGCGGCGCTGGGCCTTGCGGCGCGACGGCTTTCAAGCCGTTAG
- a CDS encoding type II toxin-antitoxin system RelE/ParE family toxin, translating to MARVTWTDRANSDLRRVVTRLRRVASPATARKWAARIRAAVGRIESTPELGAPVEDGGNDGLREWIVGPFRVIYVFDGTTSEIQVIVRAERNLGPALDDDA from the coding sequence ATGGCTCGAGTCACCTGGACCGACCGGGCCAACTCCGACCTCCGCCGGGTCGTAACCCGCCTCCGCCGGGTAGCCTCGCCCGCTACCGCCCGGAAGTGGGCCGCCCGCATCCGTGCGGCCGTCGGCCGAATCGAATCCACCCCCGAGCTCGGCGCCCCCGTCGAGGATGGCGGGAATGACGGGCTGCGGGAGTGGATCGTCGGGCCGTTCCGGGTCATCTACGTGTTCGACGGAACGACCTCCGAGATCCAGGTGATCGTACGGGCGGAGCGCAACCTCGGCCCAGCGCTCGACGACGACGCATGA
- a CDS encoding AI-2E family transporter translates to MTELPPWRDPSAVRTAAAAVIAAAAGWFLLRELGPVVRPLLFAVILAYVILPYHSRLRHKMSAAASLALLGGAAVLVVAGIAVVVYASALSLAEELPALQKQAVALLHGGDDWVKDRLPWLHRAEGGKQIEEQLAAQVAGVVAPMLAAAAGIVGDAVVIGLYLLFLLGEAAQLPERVRASYPPERADSILKVAGDVNAAIVSYLKAKVISSLAIAAPVGLILAAFGVPFAPLWAVLTFLCNFIPYIGSVVAYLLPVGFAFLRLPLGWQPVAVAVLVLGCHLASAMLVEPMLLGRAVGLSPLVILGSLAFWGLLWGVPGMFLAVPLTVVAVIVMGHFDTTRPLARLLGG, encoded by the coding sequence GTGACCGAACTGCCGCCGTGGCGCGACCCGTCCGCCGTGCGCACCGCCGCCGCCGCCGTCATCGCCGCCGCCGCCGGGTGGTTCCTCCTCCGCGAACTCGGGCCCGTCGTCCGGCCGCTGCTGTTCGCCGTCATCCTCGCCTACGTCATCCTGCCGTACCACAGCCGCCTCCGACACAAGATGTCGGCCGCCGCGTCGCTGGCGCTGCTCGGCGGGGCGGCCGTCCTCGTCGTCGCCGGGATCGCGGTGGTCGTGTACGCCAGCGCCCTCAGCCTCGCCGAGGAGCTGCCGGCGCTCCAGAAGCAGGCCGTCGCCCTGCTCCACGGCGGCGACGACTGGGTGAAGGACCGGCTGCCGTGGCTCCACCGGGCCGAAGGGGGCAAGCAGATCGAGGAGCAACTCGCCGCGCAGGTGGCCGGGGTCGTGGCCCCCATGCTGGCCGCGGCCGCGGGCATCGTCGGGGATGCGGTCGTGATCGGGCTGTACCTGCTGTTCCTGCTCGGCGAGGCGGCCCAACTGCCGGAGCGGGTGCGGGCCTCGTACCCGCCCGAGCGCGCCGACTCCATCCTGAAGGTGGCCGGCGACGTGAACGCGGCGATCGTCAGCTACCTGAAGGCGAAGGTGATTTCGAGCCTGGCCATCGCCGCGCCGGTGGGGCTGATCCTGGCCGCGTTCGGCGTGCCGTTCGCGCCGCTGTGGGCGGTGCTGACCTTCCTGTGCAACTTCATCCCCTACATCGGCAGTGTGGTGGCGTACCTGCTGCCGGTGGGGTTCGCGTTCCTGCGGCTGCCGCTCGGGTGGCAGCCCGTGGCCGTGGCCGTGCTGGTGCTCGGGTGCCACTTGGCGAGCGCGATGCTGGTGGAGCCGATGCTGCTCGGCCGGGCGGTCGGCCTCAGCCCGCTGGTGATCCTCGGTTCGCTGGCGTTCTGGGGGCTGCTGTGGGGCGTGCCGGGGATGTTCCTGGCGGTGCCGCTCACAGTGGTGGCGGTGATCGTGATGGGGCACTTCGACACGACGCGGCCGCTGGCCCGGCTGCTGGGCGGGTAG
- a CDS encoding Dabb family protein: MLRPLAAAALVAAVVATAGAQDPPAKAKGGPLIGHMVYFKLKDGSAAGRQKLVDACDKYLAAHDGVVFYSAGPIAAEFKRDVNVTDWDVALHLVFADKAAHDRYQDHPDHVKFIEENKADWAAVRVFDSALKSAKGGKKGAKKDGK, translated from the coding sequence ATGCTCCGTCCGCTCGCCGCCGCCGCCCTGGTCGCCGCCGTCGTCGCCACCGCCGGGGCGCAGGACCCGCCGGCCAAGGCGAAGGGCGGCCCGCTGATCGGCCACATGGTGTACTTCAAGCTGAAGGACGGGTCGGCGGCCGGGCGGCAGAAGTTGGTGGACGCCTGCGACAAGTACCTGGCGGCGCACGACGGCGTGGTGTTCTACTCGGCCGGCCCGATCGCGGCGGAGTTCAAGCGGGACGTGAACGTGACGGACTGGGACGTGGCGCTGCACCTGGTGTTCGCCGACAAGGCCGCCCACGACCGCTACCAGGACCACCCCGACCACGTGAAGTTCATCGAGGAGAACAAGGCCGACTGGGCCGCGGTGCGGGTGTTCGACTCGGCGCTGAAGTCGGCCAAGGGCGGCAAGAAGGGCGCGAAAAAGGACGGGAAGTGA
- a CDS encoding efflux RND transporter permease subunit, producing MFDAIIRTSLSRRGLVLLAAAAVLAAGGALAAGLRIDIFPDLDRPRVVLLTECPGLSPEEVEALVGQPVETAILGAPGVEAVRSQASQGLVVTTVEFGWETEVRVARQVVQERLTALAGALPPGVRPLMTPPTSIMGQIIHVGLSRQPGPRGGELAPVGKTGLLAERGKDDAVTVWKVVDRHDPRTWAQLPKATVTRAGDASFVIRHSSFGEAAVAFRTPEQLRMDLRTTADWVVRPRLLKERGVAEVIVLGGDRKQYQVLMNPEKLLEYGVAVPDVDRAIKANNLNASGGVTEEGQTERPVRVLGRLGPEPAKVLADLRLIPVKGGDRPVRLGQVATVAEGAAPKRGDGGVDGRDAVVVTVVRQPHSDTRDVTDRVTAAVGEVEASLTADYVATTDLFRMKDFIDRGVYYVGEALALGAGLVVIVLFLFLLNVRTTFITLTAIPLSLVVTTLVFRLVGALTGTELSVNVMTLGGIAVAMGELVDDAIVDVENIFRRLRENAALPLPGAVDSADSSFVSRQSSFRRPVFDVVYDASREVRGAVVYGTAVVVLAFLPLFALSGVEGRLFVPLGVAYIVSILASLLVSLTVTPVLSYYLLKNVGAGGGHRDGLLLRLLKWGAGYVVRFSLRHARLLLLLTWVAVGYCGWRLTTIGADFLPKFDEGSVQINVVLPAGSSLKASNDAARMIDAKLTSLRQTPTNPDGPVRHFVRRTGRAELDEHAEPVSRSEYILSMNPAAQAGRDEFLARVLKELRDEVPGVEFEADQPLSHLISHMLSGVNAQLAVKIHGDDLDQLQALALQVKAVLAELPGLTPPVIDPQETVDELHVVLRPDDLSRYGLSREYVAEYVEAAMRGEVVSQVFEGARRFDLVVKLDAAYRTDYPRLGELRIDLPDGKGQVRLKDVADLPAAAGGPNQINRENVRRRAVVRCNTTGGDLAGIAAEAERRVRARVPLPEGYFLELGGQFEAQKSATRRIALLAVLSVAGVFVVLLSLYPSWRVCLQILNAVPTAFIGGVLALVVTNQTLTVASLVGFVSLGGIAVRNGVLLVTHYVHLMTHEGMPFAPETVVRGSLERLAPVLMTALTAGIALVPLVVGGKKPGLEILYPVSTVILGGLVTSTFCEFLIHPGLFWTFTGKDAGRLK from the coding sequence GTGTTCGACGCGATCATCCGAACATCGCTGAGCCGCCGCGGCCTCGTGCTCCTCGCCGCGGCCGCCGTCCTGGCCGCCGGCGGCGCCCTCGCCGCCGGGCTGCGCATCGACATCTTCCCCGACCTGGACCGGCCGCGCGTCGTGCTCCTGACCGAGTGCCCCGGCCTGTCGCCGGAGGAGGTCGAGGCGCTCGTGGGGCAGCCGGTCGAGACGGCCATCCTCGGCGCCCCCGGCGTCGAGGCGGTGCGCAGCCAGGCGAGTCAGGGGCTGGTCGTCACCACCGTCGAGTTCGGCTGGGAGACGGAGGTGCGGGTGGCCCGGCAGGTGGTGCAGGAACGGCTGACGGCGCTCGCCGGCGCTCTGCCGCCCGGCGTCCGCCCGCTGATGACGCCGCCGACCTCGATCATGGGGCAGATCATCCACGTCGGCCTGTCGCGGCAGCCCGGCCCCCGCGGCGGCGAACTCGCCCCGGTCGGGAAGACCGGCCTGCTCGCCGAGCGCGGCAAGGACGACGCCGTGACCGTGTGGAAGGTCGTGGACCGCCACGACCCGCGGACGTGGGCGCAACTGCCGAAGGCGACCGTCACGCGGGCCGGGGACGCGTCGTTCGTCATTCGCCATTCGTCGTTCGGCGAGGCCGCCGTCGCCTTCCGCACCCCCGAGCAGTTGCGGATGGACCTGCGCACCACGGCCGACTGGGTCGTGCGGCCGCGGCTGCTGAAGGAGCGCGGCGTCGCCGAGGTGATCGTCCTCGGCGGCGACCGGAAGCAGTACCAGGTGCTGATGAACCCCGAGAAGCTCCTCGAGTACGGCGTCGCCGTGCCGGACGTGGACCGGGCCATCAAGGCCAACAACCTCAACGCCAGCGGCGGTGTCACCGAGGAGGGCCAGACCGAGCGGCCCGTCCGCGTGCTGGGGCGGCTCGGCCCCGAGCCCGCGAAGGTGCTCGCCGACCTGCGGCTGATCCCCGTGAAGGGCGGCGACCGCCCCGTCCGGCTCGGACAGGTGGCGACGGTCGCCGAGGGCGCGGCCCCGAAGCGCGGCGACGGCGGCGTGGACGGCCGCGACGCGGTCGTGGTGACCGTCGTGCGCCAGCCCCACTCCGACACCCGCGACGTGACCGACCGCGTGACCGCGGCCGTGGGCGAGGTCGAGGCGTCGCTGACCGCCGACTACGTGGCGACGACCGACCTGTTCCGCATGAAGGACTTCATCGACCGCGGCGTGTACTACGTCGGCGAGGCGCTGGCGCTCGGGGCCGGCCTCGTCGTAATCGTGCTGTTCCTGTTCCTGCTGAACGTCCGCACCACGTTCATCACCCTCACCGCCATCCCGCTGTCGCTGGTGGTGACGACGCTGGTGTTCCGCCTCGTCGGCGCCCTCACCGGCACCGAGCTGTCGGTGAACGTGATGACGCTGGGCGGCATCGCGGTGGCGATGGGCGAGCTGGTGGACGACGCCATCGTGGACGTGGAGAACATCTTCCGCCGGCTGCGGGAGAACGCGGCGCTCCCGCTACCGGGGGCCGTCGATTCCGCGGATTCGTCGTTCGTCAGTCGTCAGTCGTCATTCCGCCGCCCCGTCTTCGACGTGGTCTACGACGCCAGCCGCGAGGTGCGCGGGGCCGTCGTCTACGGCACGGCCGTGGTGGTGCTGGCGTTCCTGCCGCTGTTCGCGCTCAGCGGCGTGGAGGGCCGGCTGTTCGTGCCGCTCGGCGTCGCCTACATCGTGTCGATCCTCGCGTCGCTGCTCGTCTCGCTCACCGTCACGCCGGTCCTGAGTTACTACCTGTTGAAGAACGTCGGCGCCGGCGGCGGCCACCGCGACGGGCTTCTCCTGCGCCTGCTCAAGTGGGGCGCCGGGTACGTGGTCCGCTTCAGCCTGCGGCACGCGCGCCTGCTGCTGCTGCTCACGTGGGTCGCCGTCGGGTACTGCGGCTGGCGGCTGACCACGATCGGCGCCGACTTCCTGCCGAAGTTCGACGAGGGCTCGGTGCAGATCAACGTCGTCCTCCCCGCCGGGTCGTCGCTGAAGGCGTCCAACGACGCGGCCCGGATGATCGACGCGAAGCTGACCTCGCTACGGCAGACGCCGACGAACCCGGACGGCCCGGTGCGCCACTTCGTGCGCCGCACCGGCCGCGCCGAGCTCGACGAGCACGCCGAGCCGGTCAGCCGCAGCGAGTACATCCTGTCGATGAACCCGGCGGCACAGGCCGGCCGCGACGAGTTCCTGGCCCGCGTGCTGAAGGAACTCCGCGACGAGGTGCCGGGCGTCGAGTTCGAGGCCGACCAGCCGCTGTCGCACCTCATCTCGCACATGCTGTCCGGCGTCAACGCCCAGCTCGCGGTCAAGATTCACGGCGACGACCTGGACCAGCTCCAGGCGCTCGCCCTCCAGGTGAAGGCGGTGCTGGCCGAGCTGCCCGGCCTGACGCCGCCGGTGATCGACCCGCAGGAGACCGTGGACGAGCTACACGTCGTGCTCCGGCCCGACGACCTCTCGCGGTACGGCCTGAGCCGCGAGTACGTCGCCGAGTACGTCGAGGCGGCGATGCGCGGCGAGGTGGTGTCCCAGGTGTTCGAGGGGGCGCGGCGGTTCGACCTGGTGGTGAAGCTGGACGCCGCGTACCGCACGGACTACCCCCGGCTCGGCGAGTTGCGGATCGACCTGCCGGACGGCAAGGGCCAGGTGCGGCTGAAGGACGTGGCCGACCTGCCGGCCGCGGCGGGCGGGCCGAACCAGATCAACCGCGAGAACGTGCGCCGCCGTGCCGTGGTCCGCTGCAACACGACCGGCGGCGACCTGGCCGGCATCGCGGCCGAGGCCGAGCGGCGCGTCCGGGCGCGGGTGCCGCTGCCGGAGGGGTACTTCCTCGAACTCGGCGGCCAGTTCGAGGCACAGAAGTCGGCCACGCGCCGCATCGCGCTGCTGGCCGTGCTGTCGGTCGCCGGCGTGTTCGTGGTGCTGCTGTCGCTGTACCCGTCGTGGCGGGTGTGCCTGCAAATCCTGAACGCGGTGCCGACCGCCTTCATCGGCGGCGTGCTGGCCCTGGTCGTCACGAACCAGACGCTGACGGTGGCGAGCCTGGTCGGGTTTGTGTCGCTCGGCGGCATCGCGGTGCGAAACGGCGTCCTGCTGGTGACGCACTACGTGCACCTGATGACCCACGAGGGCATGCCGTTCGCCCCGGAGACGGTGGTGCGCGGCAGCCTGGAGCGGCTGGCGCCGGTGCTGATGACGGCGCTCACGGCCGGCATCGCGCTGGTGCCGCTGGTGGTGGGCGGGAAGAAGCCGGGGCTGGAGATCCTGTACCCCGTTTCGACGGTGATCCTGGGCGGGCTGGTGACCTCGACGTTCTGCGAGTTCCTGATCCACCCCGGGCTGTTCTGGACGTTCACCGGCAAGGACGCCGGGCGACTGAAGTGA